From Pseudothermotoga thermarum DSM 5069, a single genomic window includes:
- a CDS encoding glycoside hydrolase 5 family protein: MDFLLGINYWSRSGAMYMWEDEYFNEEVIENEIIEMKNLGMNICRSFLFLPTFFPKPNKISEKHVERYLKFLNLCEEHGLKTLLTFIVGHMSGENFDPPFRNQRDLYMDEFMLQQQCFFVKSIVEKVRSSPAVYGYILSNEMPLYGGTGEPEKVLNWVKKLVEVIKSVDPTRPVGTGDGCWNVFGGENGFNLREISKIVDYLGPHVYLSETDEYRHSMIPEFVIRYLSQYDLPILYEEFGASSAQALDENIALYYREVLINCLINGAIGALGWCLNDFNYPNMKPYLHHPFELKFGIFKVDGARKPAAEEIVKFKNFVDSLENIQYPNAEACILVPSYYNKQYPFSFDDPKETFKHLLQATVLCAKAGFVVDLVEEENYKRWKSYKLIILPSERKYLATTWENLHKYVQAGGNLYISYYWGKYDFHQGIWSQNLESLIGCKLNLRYGLTSSLPSKVKLEYGGLTWKLNVEKCNEWEKSYAPIVSILETAESIELGQSDLQLVKNKVGSGKVFFINFPLEHILSVNEKINLSDLSHLIYRCIAKQASLNLCYCDNQRVRVRKIKSGRKTLYLIQNIAWDKEQVQTIFDNSSTYHVQIELDPKEYKLLNF, from the coding sequence ATGGATTTTCTTCTTGGCATCAATTATTGGTCGAGAAGTGGCGCTATGTACATGTGGGAAGATGAGTACTTCAACGAAGAAGTTATAGAAAATGAAATTATTGAGATGAAAAACTTGGGTATGAACATATGTCGAAGTTTTCTTTTTCTTCCAACCTTTTTTCCAAAACCAAACAAGATAAGTGAAAAGCACGTTGAAAGATATTTGAAATTTTTGAATTTGTGTGAAGAACATGGTTTGAAAACCCTTTTGACGTTCATCGTTGGGCACATGTCTGGAGAAAACTTTGATCCACCATTTCGAAACCAAAGAGATTTGTACATGGATGAATTCATGTTGCAACAACAATGTTTTTTTGTCAAATCCATCGTTGAAAAAGTTCGAAGTTCTCCAGCAGTTTACGGATATATATTGTCCAACGAAATGCCTTTGTATGGTGGGACAGGTGAACCGGAGAAAGTTTTGAATTGGGTAAAAAAACTGGTTGAAGTTATAAAATCAGTTGATCCAACTAGACCTGTTGGAACAGGCGATGGTTGTTGGAATGTTTTTGGTGGTGAAAATGGTTTTAATTTGAGAGAAATTTCAAAAATCGTCGATTACCTTGGACCACACGTTTATTTAAGTGAGACCGACGAATACAGACACAGTATGATACCTGAATTTGTCATAAGATACCTATCTCAATACGATTTACCGATACTGTACGAAGAATTCGGCGCTTCCTCCGCGCAAGCTTTAGATGAAAACATAGCTTTGTACTATCGCGAAGTTCTTATAAATTGCTTGATCAACGGAGCGATAGGTGCACTTGGATGGTGTTTGAACGACTTTAACTATCCCAATATGAAACCATACCTTCACCATCCATTCGAACTTAAATTCGGCATATTCAAAGTCGATGGCGCACGAAAACCAGCGGCAGAAGAAATTGTTAAATTCAAAAATTTCGTGGACAGTTTAGAGAATATTCAATATCCAAACGCTGAAGCTTGCATACTCGTTCCAAGTTACTACAACAAACAGTATCCCTTCAGCTTTGACGATCCAAAGGAAACTTTTAAACATTTACTTCAAGCAACTGTTTTGTGTGCAAAAGCAGGTTTTGTTGTGGACTTAGTGGAAGAAGAAAATTACAAGCGTTGGAAAAGCTATAAATTGATAATACTCCCAAGTGAAAGGAAGTACCTTGCGACAACCTGGGAAAATTTGCACAAATACGTACAAGCTGGTGGAAATCTTTACATCAGTTATTATTGGGGAAAGTACGATTTTCATCAGGGAATATGGTCGCAAAATCTCGAAAGTTTAATTGGCTGCAAGCTCAACTTAAGGTATGGCTTAACTAGTTCACTTCCATCCAAAGTAAAGTTGGAATATGGTGGATTAACTTGGAAGTTAAACGTTGAAAAATGCAACGAATGGGAAAAAAGCTATGCACCAATTGTGAGTATCCTGGAAACTGCTGAAAGTATCGAGCTTGGACAATCAGATTTACAGCTAGTTAAAAACAAAGTTGGAAGCGGTAAAGTTTTCTTCATCAATTTTCCGTTGGAACACATTCTTTCGGTGAATGAGAAGATCAATCTTTCAGACTTAAGCCACTTAATCTACAGGTGTATTGCAAAACAAGCTTCTTTAAACTTGTGCTATTGCGACAACCAACGTGTGCGAGTCAGAAAAATCAAAAGCGGTCGAAAAACACTTTATCTAATCCAAAACATCGCTTGGGATAAAGAACAAGTACAGACTATTTTCGATAACTCATCGACGTATCATGTTCAAATTGAGCTTGATCCCAAAGAGTACAAATTGCTGAACTTTTAA
- a CDS encoding rhomboid family intramembrane serine protease, which produces MRNLKATYVILSFNVLIAVFMFFLSSIPVFRNQAYLLIRLGAQYGPLVSGGEWYRVITAMFVHGGLLHLLFNSYALFYFGTIVESIYGTEKFVIFYLLAGAVGNLATHVFYYRSISVGASGAIFGLVGILFALGFRRDTPIFMRQFTGMALLPMIIFNVVYGFMPGSNINNAAHLGGFLAGMAIGYFADPRPVYASWKRGSRIFWKAAAILSCLFVAFCFFMLIFFSRVR; this is translated from the coding sequence TTGAGAAATTTGAAAGCAACCTATGTCATCCTTTCTTTCAACGTTTTGATCGCTGTTTTTATGTTTTTTCTAAGTAGTATACCTGTCTTTCGGAATCAAGCTTATTTGCTGATTCGACTAGGTGCTCAATACGGACCGCTTGTAAGCGGAGGGGAATGGTATCGAGTAATAACAGCGATGTTTGTTCATGGCGGATTACTTCATCTTTTGTTCAATTCGTACGCCCTTTTTTATTTTGGTACTATCGTCGAGTCGATATACGGTACTGAAAAATTTGTGATCTTCTATCTATTGGCTGGTGCCGTTGGAAATCTGGCAACCCATGTTTTTTACTATAGGTCGATCTCAGTCGGTGCAAGTGGAGCCATTTTTGGGCTTGTTGGAATACTTTTTGCTTTGGGTTTCAGGCGCGATACACCTATTTTCATGAGACAATTCACCGGTATGGCACTTCTTCCGATGATAATTTTCAACGTGGTTTATGGTTTCATGCCAGGGTCCAACATAAACAACGCTGCTCACCTTGGAGGATTTCTTGCCGGCATGGCGATAGGTTATTTTGCAGATCCTAGACCAGTCTATGCGTCTTGGAAAAGGGGATCAAGAATTTTTTGGAAAGCGGCTGCTATTTTGTCCTGCTTGTTTGTTGCATTTTGCTTTTTTATGCTAATTTTCTTCTCCCGTGTGAGGTGA